Proteins encoded within one genomic window of Ranitomeya variabilis isolate aRanVar5 chromosome 4, aRanVar5.hap1, whole genome shotgun sequence:
- the LOC143764573 gene encoding arylacetamide deacetylase-like 4 — MLGVIIIFLVLGLLIFLGITWYESSKAEYPPGIANPKFLRMAHTFVVGSFILGKFLDKLGIWNIAGPTNFLQKKLTPKLKEDPEIFTKDLQFGGVPVRVYQDRSPSAGGRKGVMFFHAGGFIYGSIDTHESLCRYLTKNSGAVVVSVGYRLAPEHRCPAAFDDCVLATVHFLKTAQEHGVDPSSVIICGDSAGGNLTAGVCQALVGRTDIPKPLAQVMIYPVLQMADFNLPSYQQNKMVPFLFQEDALYYFISYIGSDPSLSKEMIKGSHVPSEIRQKLSKWLSSEEFKVKGYKPHIMAPFNKEIYDKVKKAFDIQCSPLLSDDAVIRQLPQAYILTCEFDVLRDDGILYKNRLENNGVPVTWYPVKDGFHGIVSSFNEPDVVSGKLALDNVITYIKNL; from the exons ATGCTCGGAGTAATCATCATTTTCCTTGTCTTGGGTCTTCTGATATTTTTGGGGATCACCTGGTATGAATCCTCGAAAGCGGAGTACCCACCAGGGATTGCAAATCCTAAATTTCTTCGGATGGCTCATACATTTGTTGTTGGCTCCTTCATCTTG GGGAAGTTTCTTGATAAACTTGGAATATGGAACATTGCAGGGCCTACTAATTTTCTACAAAAAAAATTAACGCCTAAGCTGAAGGAGGATCCAGAGATCTTCACAAAAGACCTACAATTTGGAGGAGTGCCGGTGAGAGTCTACCAAGACCGATCTCCTTCAGCTGGTGGCAGAAAAGGAGTCATGTTCTTTCATGCAGGAGGATTCATATATGGAAGTATTG ACACCCATGAAAGTTTATGTCGATACCTAACCAAGAATTCCGGAGCCGTGGTTGTCTCTGTTGG gTACCGCCTGGCACCAGAACACAGATGCCCGGCTGCATTTGATGACTGTGTCTTGGCTACAGTTCACTTTCTGAAGACGGCACAAGAACATGGAGTCGATCCTTCTTCTGTTATAATATGTGGAGACAGTGCCGGGGGCAATCTTACAGCTGGGGTTTGTCAAGCTCTTGTGGGCAGGACAGATATTCCAAAGCCTCTTGCCCAGGTGATGATATACCCAGTGCTCCAGATGGCGGACTTCAATTTACCCTCGTACCAACAAAACAAGATGGTCCCATTTTTATTCCAAGAAGATGCTCTATACTACTTCATTAGCTATATAGGTAGCGATCCTTCTCTATCGAAAGAAATGATAAAGGGAAGCCATGTTCCTTCTGAAATAAGACAAAAATTAAGTAAATGGTTGAGTTCTGAGGAATTTAAGGTCAAAGGCTACAAACCTCACATCATGGCGCCCTTTAATAAAGAGATTTATGATAAAGTTAAGAAAGCTTTTGACATTCAATGTTCTCCATTGTTGTCCGATGATGCTGTAATCCGGCAACTACCACAGGCCTACATTCTAACATGTGAGTTTGATGTTCTCAGAGATGATGGGATTCTCTACAAGAATCGGCTGGAGAACAATGGAGTCCCTGTCACATGGTATCCTGTTAAAGATGGCTTCCATGGAATTGTCAGCTCCTTTAATGAACCCGACGTGGTGTCTGGAAAGCTGGCTTTAGATAATGTTATTACCTACATTAAAAACCTTTGA
- the LOC143764574 gene encoding arylacetamide deacetylase-like 4, whose translation MFGVIIIFLVLGLLIFLGVTWYESSKAEYPPGIANPKFLRMAHTFVVGSFILGKFLDKLGIWNVAGPINFLQKKLTSKLKEDPEIFTKDLQFGGVPVRVYQHRSPSAGGRKGVMFFHGGGFVFGSIDTYESLCRYLTKNSGAVVVSVGYRLAPEHRCPAAFDDCVQATVHFLKTAQEHGVDPSSVIICGDSAGGNLTAGVCQALVSRTNIPKPLAQVMLYPVVQMADLNLSSYQQNKKVPLLLQEDVLYYLISYIGGDPSLSKEIIKGSHVPLEVRQKLSKWLSSEEFKVQGYKPQVMAPFNKEIYEKVKITLDLPCSPLFSDDAVIRQLPQAYILTCEFDVLRDDGILYKKRLEDNGVPVTWYPVKDGFHGIVTSFNEPDMVSGKLALDNVITYIKNL comes from the exons ATGTTCGGAGTAATCATCATTTTCCTTGTCTTGGGTCTTTTGATATTTTTGGGGGTCACCTGGTATGAATCCTCGAAAGCGGAGTACCCACCAGGGATTGCAAATCCTAAATTTCTTCGGATGGCTCATACGTTTGTTGTTGGCTCATTCATCTTG GGGAAGTTTCTTGATAAACTTGGAATATGGAACGTTGCAGGACCTATTAATTTTCTACAAAAAAAATTAACGTCTAAGCTGAAGGAGGATCCAGAGATCTTTACAAAAGACCTACAATTTGGAGGAGTGCCGGTGAGAGTCTACCAACACCGATCTCCTTCAGCTGGCGGCAGAAAAGGAGTCATGTTCTTTCATGGAGGAGGATTCGTGTTTGGGAGTATCG ACACCTATGAAAGTTTATGCCGATACCTAACCAAGAATTCCGGAGCCGTGGTTGTCTCTGTTGG GTACCGCCTAGCACCAGAACACAGATGCCCGGCTGCATTTGATGACTGTGTCCAGGCTACAGTTCACTTTCTGAAGACGGCACAAGAACATGGAGTCGATCCTTCTTCTGTTATAATATGTGGAGACAGTGCCGGGGGCAATCTTACAGCAGGGGTTTGTCAAGCTCTCGTGAGCAGGACAAATATTCCAAAGCCTCTTGCCCAGGTGATGTTGTACCCAGTGGTACAGATGGCGGACCTGAATTTATCCTCGTACCAACAAAACAAGAAGGTTCCATTGTTACTCCAAGAAGATGTTCTATACTACTTAATTAGCTATATAGGTGGCGATCCTTCTTTATCGAAAGAAATAATAAAGGGCAGCCATGTTCCTCTTGAAGTAAGACAAAAATTAAGTAAGTGGTTGAGTTCTGAGGAATTTAAGGTTCAAGGCTACAAACCTCAAGTCATGGCGCCCTTCAATAAAGAAATTTATGAGAAAGTTAAGATAACTCTTGACCTTCCATGTTCCCCATTGTTCTCTGATGATGCTGTGATCCGGCAACTACCACAGGCCTACATACTAACATGTGAGTTTGATGTTCTTCGTGATGATGGGATTCTCTACAAAAAACGTCTGGAGGACAATGGAGTCCCTGTCACATGGTATCCTGTTAAAGATGGCTTCCATGGAATTGTCACCTCTTTTAATGAACCTGACATGGTGTCTGGAAAGCTGGCTTTGGATAATGTTATTACTTACATTAAAAACCTTTGA